A single region of the Salvelinus sp. IW2-2015 unplaced genomic scaffold, ASM291031v2 Un_scaffold1899, whole genome shotgun sequence genome encodes:
- the LOC112072350 gene encoding claudin domain-containing protein 1, with the protein MVDNRYATALVIGSVLSLLATVYLSIAVGTQHWYQYRSPPGNHEASNASELREDFINGEFDEKTYSDTLFRLNGTLGLWWRCVQAPGQSHWFKEPDPKLVTQCVSFTLPQQFVPKYKEPGNHNTGEDLLRTYLWRCQFLLPLVSLALVFLSGLVGVCACLCRSITPTLGVGVLHLLAALCSLGTVCCFLAGMDLLHREVLPDGVDGSLGWSLYLALISSPLQMMAAALFLWAARSHRQNYTRMTAYRVA; encoded by the exons ATGGTGGATAACCGCTACGCTACGGCCCTGGTCATTGGCTCAGTTCTGAGTCTGCTGGCCACTGTCTATCTCTCCATTGCTGTGGGAACACAGCACTGGTACCAGTACCGAAGTCCGCCCGGCAACCATGAGGCCAGCAACGCTTCGGAGCTCCGCGAGGATTTCATCAACGGGGAGTTTGATGAAAAGACCTACAGCGACACGCTGTTCCGCCTCAACGGCACTCTGGGGCTGTGGTGGAGGTGTGTGCAGGCGCCAGGCCAGTCACACTGGTTCAAAGAGCCTG ATCCTAAACTGGTAACACAGTGTGTGAGCTTCACTCTGCCTCAGCAGTTTGTACCCAAGTACAAAGAACCAGGGAATCACAACACTGGGGAGGACCTGCTTCGGACAT ACCTGTGGAGGTGCCAGTTCCTGCTGCCTCTGGTTTCCCTAGCTTTGGTGTTCCTCAGCGGGCTCGtcggtgtgtgtgcctgcctctGCCGCAGCATCACCCCCACCCTGGGTGTAGGAGTGCTCCACCTGCTGGCAG CTCTGTGTTCCCTGGGCACAGTGTGCTGCTTCTTGGCTGGCATGGACCTGCTCCACAGGGAGGTGCTTCCCGACGGTGTGGACGGCTCCCTGGGCTGGTCCCTCTACCTGGCCCTCATCTCCTCACCGCTGCAGATGATGGCGGCCGCCCTCTTCCTGTGGGCCGCCCGGAGCCACCGCCAGAACTACACCCGCATGACTGCCTACCGGGTGGCCTAA